The following DNA comes from Seriola aureovittata isolate HTS-2021-v1 ecotype China chromosome 15, ASM2101889v1, whole genome shotgun sequence.
taccatggtgatttcCCCCAGTACCAAGGGAACCACCGTCATAGGACTGAAAACCCtcagttaaacctgaagttacttcgataacctcaaatcctgcttcatAGCACAGGCCTCAATTTCTAAGCTGAAACTAAATATGTCACAGCATGAAagaatacaaatatattttttaactgttttggCAGCTGCGTGTGGACACAGCGCCACTTCAGTGACGTTTCCTATCAAAATTAATTAAGAAGTGTCAATGTAAGCACACACTCGTGCTTAGTCTGTTAGAAAAAGCACAATGTGACAAGGACCTGTCTGGCATGTTGGGTAATAATGGAAGTTAGATTACATCAACCATTACCAATCTGGTAACCACAGTGACATGTGACGTGTCATGTGAGCAGGTTGCGAGGACAGAGCTCATAATTTGTATGCAAGGACAAGCAAACCCTGCAGAACAACTCTGCCCACATACAAACAAGGACCAACTCTAAACTGCTATCTGCACAGGGAAAGTATATGTGGATGATTTGGGGTTTTTCTTGTTTAGCCTTGTGAATCTGTCTTTAACAAATGTTGGTTCTAAGCTGTTGCTGGAATACAAACTGAACAAGATtcactgtgcttttgttttccagtcACATCAGCATATCAGGGGTTTCATACTTTACATGGTTAATGCTTTACATGTCTTAAATGCTTCTCTAAAATGTCGTATGCAACTCAGTTTCACACTAACATCACTGTTGAATTACAGTATCAAGGATTATTGGAAAGAGCGATTATTACCACTCTGACTACAGTACTatgctgtgtgtttctcttcatTAATGGGACCATGTTATTCACCCTGAGGAGTAAACCAGTGTTTTATGAGACCTCCCGTTACATTCTTCTGTATAACCTACTTTTAGCAGACACTGCACAGCTGGTACAAAGTCAGGTACTGTATCTACTGGCTGCATATAGAATAAAATTAACGTATCCTGTGTGTGGGTTTCTCAGCCTTTTTGCCAATCTTGTAACTGTGGTCTCTCCTCTCACCCTGGTTGTGATGTCTCTGGAGAGATATGTAGCTGTGTGCTACCCACTGAGGCATGCTACCATCATCACCATTAGAAGCACAGGGGTGGCCATCATTGTGGTTTGGGCCTTCAGTTCACTAAGTCTCCTCATTCGAATTTTTTTACTATTAAATTTTCCATTTGACGAGTTGGACAGCCTGCTGATGAATGACTTTTGCTCTGCTGTAGCTATGTTGCTTGGGCCCTTAGCTGATGATTATGATCAAGCCTACACTtgtattctgtttgtttcagcagGTGTTGCAATCATTTCCTCCTATATCGGTGTGATGGTAGCAGCCAGGTCAGCTTCTGCAGACAAAGCTTCAGCACAAAAGGCTCGTAACACACTGTTGCTGCATCTGGTGCAGCTGGGCCTCAGTCTCTTCTCAACCATGTTCAATCCATTACTGGCAGGTCTTTCGAGAATATTATCAAGAATAGTATTAGTACGCATTGTTAATTTTTTCTATGTGTGTATTGTCATCTCCCCCAGATGTCTGAGTGCTCTCATTTATGGGCTCAGAGATCAGACCATTAAGCCCATTCTCATGTACTATCTCTGCTGTCGACCCAGCCAAGGCTGAGAGGTGAAGCTTTGTCAAGTTTTCTGGAGTGGCCTTCAGAGGCCGCCACATCTGGCTTTAGTTGTTGAGCAGGCAAACAATATTGCTCATGTTTCAAAACAACTAATTTGATGATCAGTGTCTTATTCCCTAGGCCACCAGGGCACCCCAGTACATGTATTAATGATGAGAATATGTTGCTGCACTTGTTTAATGATGAAACCAACTAAAATCATATGGTGCAGGTTATTAAAATGGATTATTAGCTGGTTTGACAGACAGAATGCATCTTGCCCCTCTGCTGCCCTTCATGTGGCCTGGCGGTAAAAGCGTGGCAAACACAGGCAGCCCCCTTCACAGGTACATCATTCACTGCATCTAAAACCAACCTTCATGTAATCTCACCTAATGCCCTGACCTCCCCACACACCaatctgtgctgctctgtatcgcatatatcttttttttttttgtctgctgtgATGCCTATGGGGTTTGCtgggaaaagaaaatatgtttctaACATTATGAAATTGTGTTtcaatttgtattttaattgaAACTGATATGGATGCAGCTGGAATGAATTAAGATGTATaggaaggacagacagaaaagagtaTAAATTCAGATAACAATTTGCGACAGTGACTGCACCCCCTCATCTTGAATTGAATTATTAGAATCACAATTAAGAATACCATTGTCCACATCACTTTCTATACAAAATTGCTTGGGTATGGTAGAACTTCTATTTAAAACAGCAAGTACCTTATATATAGTTTGCTGCTTCAAGAATTGTAATTAGATAAGACTAAGACGTACCTCTGATCCAAACTATATTAAGcatacatgaataaaacataatgcaTAAGAAACAATATCATGCATTGCATGCATATATCTTGACTATATCTAACTAACTTTATCAGGCGCTCAGAAACTCTGTACGACCTGTGTCCCTATGAACCCAACTGGATTCCAACATTAACCACATGAAACAGAATAGACCGAAGTTCCAGAAATATCTCCCACGTTAGGCCAAACATTGTATCCTGAATCCAGTTAGAAATAGGTGAAAGACTGTTTGtgtaaactaaactaaactatgGGCAAACTTCATACtgtaaagataaataatatgCAAAAATCCCAAAGGCATACAATAACTTACAAACTACTGGAATATGATGGAACTTGATGGAATCCTCTTTTGTGTCCTGTACCTGAGGTGAGTGTTATTATGTCTCATGCATCTCAGCAGTGAGGGACTACTCCCACACTGTAATAATAACTCATTCATACTGCTATTAATGTCATACTGCTGTTTACTCATGCAATACCATAACCATGTTCAAGCATAAGGTGGTGCTTAAGTGTACTTAGTACCAGAACACCTTAGACCTAAGATCAGTGATCGGGTTTGTGGTTTTGTCATCTGACCTTCAGTTGCATGTCTTAAACACTCAGATGAAGAGAGGTGCAGATCTGTCAACTGATCATCACCTGGTGGGTGTTGGATCAGATGTCCGGGGAGGTGGCTGGATAGACGTGGGAAACCCAAATGAGTAATGAGGGTAAACTGGGTTAGGGTTACTTTTTAGGGAACTTCTAGCCAAGCCCCTTTCTATAGGGTCTTCAACTCCCACCTCCAGAAAAACATCTCAAGCATCCTGGAGGAGGTTGGGGGATATGGAATGGGTGGGCCATGTTCAAACCTTCCATTGTGGACGTGGTTGCCAGGAGTTGTGGCTTAAGCGTTGTCTGTGCCAGTTGTGGCAGCAACCCAAGAACCCGCTTATGTGAAGAAGGCAAGCATCAGACATCAGCAGGCCAAAGTGGCTGTATCTGCTGCCATGGCAGTCATGAATGCTAAAACCCGGGTGTGGAAGGAGTTCAGAGGGGATTTCAGTTGGCCTTAAGGACGTTCTGGCAAACAGTTCAGAATCTCAGGAATGGGAAGCAGGGCTTAGCCCAAGCTGTTGTTAACATGGAAGGAGAGCTGCTAATTCAGACTGTGGGTACTGTCAGCTTGTGAAAGAAGCACTTTGAGGAACTCCTGAACTTAACCAACATGCCCTGTAAGGCTTGGGGGAATCCTCACCCATATCAATGGCAGAGGTCACTGAGATAGTCATAAAGCTCCTCAGCAGCAAGGTGCCAGGAGTGGATGTGATCTGCTCTGAGATGCTGAAGGCTCAATCCATTGTGGGGCTGTTTTGGCTTACACATGTCTTCAATATCACATGGAGGTTGTGGACAATGCTTCAGGACTGGCAGACCAGGGGTGTGGTTCCCAGTTTCAAAAAAGGGGACCAGAGGGTGTGTTGGGTATGACAATGCTATCCCTTCCGAGGAAAGCTTTTGCTAGGGTGCAGGAAAGGTGGCTCTGACCAATCGTCAGAGCTCGGATTCAGGAGGAACAATGCAGACTCCATCCTGGCCGAAGAACAGTGGACCAACTCTTTGCCCTGGCAAGATTACTGGCGAGGTCATGGGAGGTTACCCATCTAATGAATATGTGCTTTGTGAAAAGTCAAACACGTTCCTAGTATTAACCTCTGCCAGGATTGTCCTTTTTCACCAAtgctgtttgtgattttcataGACAGGATGTCAAAGCACAGCTGCAAGGAGGAGTGTGTCCACTCCCTGCTATTAACAGATGATGTGGTTCTGTTGGCCTCAATGGATGTTCTACTGGACCATTGTGGTGAAGAGCTGAATCAGAAGGCAAAGCTTTCCATTTATCAGGTGATCTTCATTCCGacctcacctatggtcatgagctttgggtaaaGAATAGGATTGCAGATACAAGCAGATAAAATTATTTTCCCCCACAGAGTCGCTGAGCTCAGCCTTAGACATTGCATAAGGAGGTCTATCTTGAAGGAACTTGGAGTAGAACCGCAGCTCCTTCATGTTGAAAGGAGCCAGCTGAGGTGGTTTTGGCATCTGGTTAGGATGCCTCCCAGACACCTTCCATTGGCGGGCTGTAAAACAATGCTGAGGAAGGGGACATCTGGACTACTTTGCTTGGCCTGCTGCCACTGGGACCTGCCCTTAGATAAGTGggagaaaatggatggatgggtggaatATCACAGTACACtcaactttatattttatatatttcctatttatatatatcataCATCTCTTTTGTTAGAAATAAcctttgttttttatgcttGTTTGCATTTTCCTTGGCACCAAAGATCTCCTGAGTGCTCCTAATTTTGCTGTATGCAGAgtttacaatgacaataaaggatttctgattctgatttttaTTCTGGTTAAACTAGCTTAGCATTAAAACtgaaagcagagggaaacagctgacCATGTTGGTGGACAAATACCCGTACCGACATCTTTAAAGCTGGGCAAACACTACTGTtataatttcttgttttgtctgagcaaAACCTAAAggttgtatttgcattttttgctttaaaattacCAAAACAATTATTCAGTTATTCAAATAATTGGAGATTAATCGACTGATTGTTGCAGCTCTTGCAGACACtgcacatttttataaatattgtaCATTGTGTTAACTCTCACTACACATTTCAGTCTGCATCTCTGCACTGCCTACCTGTGGCTTTTATGCTCACACTGTGCTGATCAACTGACACCACACACCAACCACAATAAGATCTTCATTACCAGCCCACCCTGTGGCCACTATATTGGGCACACTGGTAAAATTTTATATAATCTGATACAGCTGTTCAGATATAAATTCTACTGTTGCATTGATAATAAAATTCAGTTTTAGTTCAAATCTGCCAgtaatttttttctgcttttatgttcatgttcatgtagTTAACTTAATTTTATTTCCCCATGTTGGGCAATTCTCGAAAATTATTGCTGTAttctttagttttgtgtttttgtgcaccTGTGAAACACCTTATAACTCAGGTTTTAATTGGCCCTACAGAAATAAAGTTTACTCACTTAAAATGTTTACACTGTTTAAGACATGATCACATGGATCAGTGTTGAGCTAAGCTATTAACCATTGTCACGTCACAGTGTCACGTGAACTTAGTGTGAGACAAGTGATAATATAGAGAATGTTAGGGTGGGCAAATCCTGCAGATTATCTTTGCTCACATGGAGACAAGCACTGACAATCCTGCTACCTGCTAATTATGTGCACAGAGAAAATGTATGTGGATGATTTGGGGTTTTGGATGTGACTAAATAGGTATCTTTGCTCATTAGACATCTGCATGCGTTTTCATCCTTTTCAACATACAAACATAGTGGAAGAGAATTATTCTGCT
Coding sequences within:
- the LOC130182755 gene encoding odorant receptor 131-2-like, whose protein sequence is MSYATQFHTNITVELQYQGLLERAIITTLTTVLCCVFLFINGTMLFTLRSKPVFYETSRYILLYNLLLADTAQLVQSQVLYLLAAYRIKLTYPVCGFLSLFANLVTVVSPLTLVVMSLERYVAVCYPLRHATIITIRSTGVAIIVVWAFSSLSLLIRIFLLLNFPFDELDSLLMNDFCSAVAMLLGPLADDYDQAYTCILFVSAGVAIISSYIGVMVAARSASADKASAQKARNTLLLHLVQLGLSLFSTMFNPLLAGLSRILSRIVLVRIVNFFYVCIVISPRCLSALIYGLRDQTIKPILMYYLCCRPSQG